One window of the Oncorhynchus mykiss isolate Arlee chromosome 5, USDA_OmykA_1.1, whole genome shotgun sequence genome contains the following:
- the fcho1 gene encoding F-BAR domain only protein 1, protein MAFFKNNFWGDKNAGFDLLYHNMKHGQIATKELAEFVRERAAIEETYSKSMSKMAKMASNGSPLGTFAPMWDVFRVSSDKLALCHLELMRKMNDLIRDINKYGDEQVKVHRKTKEEQVATLESVQAVQVQNGHLQKSREGYHSKCIELDRLRKEGAPQKELEKAELKSKKAAELFAVCIEKYNRVGGDFEQKMSESAQKFQDIEEAHLRQIKQLIKGYSHSIEDTHVQVGQVHEEFKQNVENIGIDNLIQRFAEQKGTGKDRPALVGFEEYMTASVPEGSKKSRGKAFRIPGLGKRDKEPDSTDLAVTETPNSPLEVDEEGFVIRADVNQNGCSTEDKENDFYSSDSDFDDEEPKKFHIQIRPVGSSSNSAATEMELKATVGALTLPPNRGVSVKRHRSRNGSTTGRSEGEGEGAPHRQGEQDGLRNSISSPDHSRLSSTASGSDNLFGPPLELAFKSKSFAGREQLPRAESVFGASEYAAFSTDSSSPENVEDSGLDSPSHQPLGPSPETAGWAAWPSAGQSKEPAGLGRPADPFLTAFRDPSPGRSPHPPQDNPASIWAAAPRYPRPPPDMDLSALHFPVFSQSLVPPELDPALWSCKHIPPEDPFLAAFERTVVTQETLPPPDAWAPPPPRPSRDGRGIEVRSDPFSSDSKTLPTPSFCKDMDRKRDRSVPPPESPDDPFAITMIGSPTHQSALAAATGVLTHSVSSSRLTPNAKSLPLSQPKKELVHWNSVHNPFSEGTSAGSLALVNEGGRKQRESCSESELRRSGLPLTLHSGPQEDLCFSTDKDQNCLDLNAPQQSCNMGSHKGSRHSFRQHSAELLVAAPPRPARAKRSSGRLSGCERSRSVCSSPLPDPSLDFTSSSSSSPSEWGAQTHATSPARVHLSRGPSPISLSTQESWPVAAAITEYINAYFKGGQHNRCLVKITGDLTMSFPAGITCIFTANPNAPVLSFRLVNISRVDHFLPNQKLLYSDPSQSDPDTRDFWFNMQALNLYLQREAELNPLASYYNVALLKYQVSSQDPGRAPLLLSAECQRSGTVTRVSLDYHCCPATAPSTQLTAVQVLLPLDHTATDLQCHPPACWNTKERRLLWKLPNLSPTNQSKGSGTLCASWQCLEVPRGPPPSLAVQFVGSGASLSGMDVELVGNRYRMSLVKKRFATGKYMAGCTL, encoded by the exons GGGGACAAGAATGCAGGTTTTGACTTGCTGTACCACAACATGAAGCATGGCCAGATTGCTACCAAGGAGCTGGCAGAGTTTGTCCGCGAGAG GGCTGCCATCGAGGAAACCTACTCCAAGTCTATGAGCAAAATGGCCAAGATGGCAAGCAATGGAAGCCCACTAGG GACGTTTGCCCCTATGTGGGACGTGTTCCGGGTGTCATCAGACAAGCTGGCTCTCTGCCACCTTGAGCTGATGCGCAAGATGAACGACCTCATCCGGGACATCAACAAGTATGGTGACGAGCAGGTCAAAGTTCACCGCAAG ACCAAGGAGGAGCAGGTGGCAACCCTGGAGTCTGTTCAGGCGGTTCAGGTCCAGAATGGTCACCTCCAGAAGTCCAGGGAGGGATACCACTCCAAGTGTATTGAGCTGGACAGACTGAGGAAAGAGGGAGCCCCCCAGAAAGAACTGGAGAAG gCGGAGCTGAAGTCTAAGAAAGCTGCCGAGTTGTTTGCTGTGTGTATAGAGAAGTATAACCGCGTGGGAGGAGACTTCGAGCAGAAGATGAGCGAATCAGCACAG AAGTTCCAGGACATTGAGGAGGCCCACCTGAGGCAGATAAAACAGCTTATCAAGGGATACTCTCACTCTATAGAGGACACCCACGTCCAGGTGGGACAG gTCCATGAGGAGTTCAAACAGAACGTGGAGAACATCGGCATAGATAACCTCATCCAGAGGTTTGCAGAGCAGAAGGGCACAGGGAAGGACAGACCAG CCCTGGTGGGGTTTGAGGAGTACATGACAGCTTCAGTACCTGAGGGGAGTAAGAAGAGTCGAGGAAAAGCCTTCAGGATTCCTGGACTGGGCAAGAGGGACAAAGAGCCAGACTCaac GGATTTGGCTGTGACGGAGACACCA AACTCTCCCCTGGAGGTGGATGAGGAGGGGTTTGTCATCCGAGCCGATGTCAATCAGAATG GCTGCTCGACGGAGGACAAGGAGAATGACTTCTACTCCAGCGACTCGGACTTTGACGACGAGGAGCCCAAGAAGTTCCACATCCAGATCCGTCCGGTGGGCAGCAGCAGCAACTCTGCTGCTACAGAGATGGAGCTGAAGGCCACCGTGGGGGCACTCACACTGCCCCCCAACAGAGGG GTGTCAGTGAAACGGCATCGCTCCA GAAACGGCAGTACTACAGGCCgttcagagggggagggagagggcgcCCCCCACAGGC AGGGAGAGCAGGATGGCCTACGCAATTCCATCTCCAGTCCAGATCACAGCAG GTTGAGTTCTACTGCGTCAGGCTCAGACAACCTCTTTGGACCTCCTCTGGAGTTGGCCTTTAAGTCCAAAAGCTTTGCTGGTAGAGAACAGCTACCGAGAGCAGAGAGTGTCTTTGGTGCATCTGAAT ATGCTGCCTTCTCCACTGACTCCTCCTCTCCTGAGAACGTAGAGGACTCTGGGCTGGACTCACCTTCCCATCAGCCCCTGGGCCCCTCCCCTGAGACAGCTGGTTGGGCAGCGTGGCCATCGGCAGGTCAGAGTAAAGAACCAGCAGGACTGGGCAGGCCAGCAGACCCCTTCCTTACTGCCTTTAGAGACCCCTCCCCAGGACGCAGCCCCCATCCCCCCCAGGACAACCCAGCCAGTATCTGGGCAGCTGCTCCTCGGTACCCCCGCCCCCCTCCAGACATGGACCTCTCAGCCCTCCACTTCCCGGTCTTCTCCCAGTCCCTGGTCCCTCCAGAGCTGGACCCGGCTCTGTGGAGCTGTAAACACATCCCTCCTGAAGACCCCTTCCTGGCTGCCTTTGAGAGGACCGTCGTCACCCAGGAGACCCTACCCCCCCCTGACGCCTGGGCCCCCCCACCTCCGCGCCCCTCCAGAGACGGGAGGGGGATAGAGGTACGGAGTGACCCCTTTTCCAGTGACAGTAAaaccctccccaccccctcctttTGCAAGGACATGGACCGGAAACGGGACCGTAGCGTCCCGCCCCCAGAATCACCTGACGACCCATTCGCCATCACTATGATTGGCAGCCCCACCCACCAGTCAGCCCTGGCTGCCGCGACAGGGGTTCTGACCCACAGTGTCAGCAGTAGTAGGTTGACCCCCAACGCCAAATCCCTCCCCTTATCCCAGCCGAAAAAGGAGCTGGTCCATTGGAACTCTGTCCACAACCCCTTCAGTGAGGGGACCTCGGCTGGGTCTCTGGCCCTGGtcaatgagggagggaggaagcaaCGCGAGTCATGCAGTGAAAGCGAGCTACGCAGGAGCGGCCTGCCTCTCACACTGCATTCTGGGCCACAGGAGGACCTGTGCTTCTCTACTGACAAAGACCAGAACTGTCTGGACCTGAACGCACCACAGCAATCCTGCAACATGGGCTCACACAAAG gTTCAAGGCATAGCTTCAGGCAGCACAGTGCAGAGCTGCTAGTGGCAGCCCCCCCCAGACCAGCCAGAGCCAAGAGGTCCTCAGGCAGACTGAGTGgctgtgagaga TCCAGGTCAGTGTGCTCATCTCCTCTGCCGGACCCCAGCCTGGACTtcacctcatcctcctcctccagcccTAGTGAGTGGGGGGCCCAGACCCATGCCACCAGCCCTGCTAGAG TGCATCTGTCTCGCGGGCCGAGCCCAATCTCCCTGAGCACCCAGGAGTCCTGGCCTGTGGCTGCAGCCATCACAGAATACATAAATGCTTACTTCAAAGGTGGACAGCATAACCG ctGTCTGGTGAAGATCACAGGAGATCTCACCATGTCTTTTCCTGCTGGAATAACTTGTATCTTCACCGCTAACCCAAACGCCCCGGTCCTCAGCTTTCGATTGGTCAACATCTCCCGGGTTGACCACTTTCTGCCCAATCAGAAGCTGCTCTACAG TGACCCCTCTCAGAGTGACCCAGACACCAGGGACTTCTGGTTCAACATGCAGGCACTGAACCTTTACCTGCAGAGAGAGGCTGAGCTCAACCCTCTGGCCTCCTACTATAATGTGGCCCTACTCAAGTACCAG GTGTCGTCCCAGGACCCTGGTCGTGCTCCCCTCTTGTTGTCAGCAGAGTGCCAGCGGAGTGGCACAGTGACCCGTGTGTCCCTGGACTATCACTGCTGCCCGGCCACTGCCCCCTCCACCCAGCTCACTGCTGTGCAGGTGCTGCTACCCCTCGACCACACCGCCACAGACCTGCAGTGCCATCCCCCCGCATGCTG GAATACGAAGGAACGACGGCTACTGTGGAAGCTACCCAACCTCTCCCCCACCAACCAAAGCAAAG GCTCTGGCACTCTGTGTGCTAGCTGGCAGTGCCTAGAGGTTCCTCGCGGCCCTCCCCCCAGCCTGGCAGTCCAGTTTGTGGGATCGGGGGCCTCCCTTTCGGGCATGGACGTGGAGCTGGTGGGCAACCGTTACCGCATGTCCCTGGTAAAGAAGAGATTTGCCACAG GGAAGTACATGGCAGGCTGCACCTTGTGA